GCTTTCGTGCGCCCGGCGCGTCGACCGGAGATTCAAAGGAACGATCGAAACCTTCGCAAGGTATCATCCGGGGTCACGATTGACCATTAGGTCGCACGACACGGGAGCCCGAAAGGCAATGGCCGGCGGAACCTCGCATGACCTGCTTTCAGAGGGACCGCCCAGCCGGGGGGCCGGCCTAAAACGCCGTTTTCGTCAGGATGAGAATGGCTCCGACAAGGACCAGGGCAAAAGCGGGCCAATGGGTCTTAAAGCTGAACGGTCGTGCGCTCTGCCGAGGTTCCAGGCTCGCCTTCGGTGAGCTTCCAAGCCTCGCATCGCTCAGGCGTCCTCCCCAGAGAGCCAGAGCCGCTCCGTAGACCACGCCGCAGATGATGAGCAGGGCGCCGATCCAGATAAGGAGAATGCGGGAATCCATGAAGCTCTCCCTGACTGCAGGACGGTCGACCTTATCATAAATCTCGCGGTTCTGGGAGCAACGACGGGCAGGCGATAGCTTGGCAGGACGGCGATTTCATCAACGACAGCCGCTCCGTTTGCGAGTATGATCACGCGACAGGTTGCGGTTGCGTGTGACCCGTCTCGATGAAGCATCATGACCGTAATCTGGGCTGCCAAGGTTCAGCTTCGGAGGTGCGCCATGGCTCAGTTTCACATCGTCGCCGGCGCAAGCGAGACCCCGGCCCATCCGGTCATACGAAAGATCACGCCTGCAGACCTGAAGGATGCGTTGTCGAGAGGTTTCGACGACTTCCTGGCCATGCCGTCCCATCTGGTGTTTCTCGGGCTGATCTATCCGATCTTCGGCGCGTGCCTCGCGGCGCTCACCTTTACGTCCAATGCTCTGCCGCTGCTCTATCCGCTGGCGACGGGCTTCGCCCTCGTGGGGCCGTTCGCGGGCATCGGCCTTTACGAAATCAGCCGGCGGCGTGAGCTGGGCCTTGCCACGTCATGGAGGGATGCATTCGCGGTCCTGAACTCCCCCGCCATCCCGTCGATCATCGGAATGGGCGTCATTCTGCTGGTGATCTTCCTTGTGTGGTTGACCAGTGCGCGAATGCTGTACCAGTCCCTGTTCGGCTACGCGGCACCCACGTCATATCCGGATTTCATCCATCAGGTC
This window of the Microvirga sp. TS319 genome carries:
- a CDS encoding DUF2189 domain-containing protein, which encodes MAQFHIVAGASETPAHPVIRKITPADLKDALSRGFDDFLAMPSHLVFLGLIYPIFGACLAALTFTSNALPLLYPLATGFALVGPFAGIGLYEISRRRELGLATSWRDAFAVLNSPAIPSIIGMGVILLVIFLVWLTSARMLYQSLFGYAAPTSYPDFIHQVLTTPEGMSLIVWGNLLGFVFAIVVLSISVISFPLLVDRDVGVAVAIYTSVKAVVENPLTMALWGLIIATALLVGSIPLFVGLAIVMPVLGHATWHLYRHVVEPLPAEKTYPADRAVLRSFDGT